A window of the Lolium perenne isolate Kyuss_39 chromosome 7, Kyuss_2.0, whole genome shotgun sequence genome harbors these coding sequences:
- the LOC127317145 gene encoding uncharacterized protein, with protein sequence MIRAWRDPWIPRGNHKTGAPRRCCRYRWVSNFIQPDGTWDTQRVQHFFLADDAAEILKIKPSTRNDADFLAWSLEKQGIFTVRSAYRLAFQEQMHERGLEATSIRPHGERPIWRLIWKCPVPPRVQNLAWKIGSNSLATQANKNRRGIRTPATCLICGQENEDTYHVFIRCPHARHLWQAMREGLTEEQRAKTLMLLWRIWYVHNEITHQKPAPTVEGSRRFLMSYLESLLIIKQHPEKDLEKGKIVVSHDTGFRRDKKDTECCKTTRRKWEPPMQGEVKLSVDGSWSSQGTAGAGMVVRDHKGEVLVASCRQLLECQDATEAELTAVEEGMKLALIWTSLPIIVETDCALALELINGSTPNISVYAFQVSRIRDLVRERECKCVKIDRTVNRVSHDLAHVGRVQAKTQVWLRQSPPEVAAAVAFDCISIPS encoded by the exons ATGATTCGAGCATGGCGCGACCCCTGGATACCAAGAGGGAATCACAAGACAGGGGCACCTCGGCGATGTTGTCGATACCGATGGGTATCTAACTTCATACAGCCAGATGGCACCTGGGACACACAGCGTGTGCAACACTTCTTTTTGGCTGATGATGCTGCAGAGATACTGAAGATTAAGCCATCCACTCGTAATGATGCCGATTTCCTAGCCTGGAGCTTGGAGAAGCAAGGTATCTTCACGGTGCGCAGCGCTTACCGCCTGGCTTTCCAAGAGCAAATGCACGAGCGCGGACTGGAAGCCACAAGCATACGGCCACATGGGGAGAGACCAATTTGGAGGCTAATATGGAAGTGCCCTGTACCCCCAAGAGTGCAGAACTTAGCATGGAAGATTGGGAGCAACTCGCTTGCCACTCAAGCCAACAAAAACCGCAGGGGCATCAGAACTCCAGCAACCTGCCTCATCTGTGGCCAGGAGAACGAAGACACTTACCATGTGTTTATTAGATGCCCACATGCCCGCCATCTATGGCAGGCTATGAGAGAG GGTTTAACTGAAGAACAACGAGCGAAGACACTTATGCTGCTTTGGCGGATTTGGTATGTGCATAATGAAATTACTCACCAGAAGCCTGCACCAACAGTCGAAGGTTCCAGGCGGTTCCTGATGAGCTACCTAGAGTCACTACTAATCATCAAGCAACACCCTGAGAAGGATTTGGAGAAAGGGAAGATTGTCGTCTCCCATGATACAGGGTTCAGGCGAGACAAGAAGGACACTGAATGCTGCAAAACAACTCGGAGGAAATGGGAACCACCCATGCAGGGTGAAGTGAAATTGAGCGTAGATGGCTCATGGTCCTCGCAAGGAACGGCTGGTGCTGGCATGGTGGTCAGGGATCACAAAGGTGAGGTTCTGGTGGCATCTTGCAGGCAACTTCTTGAGTGCCAGGATGCTACTGAAGCGGAACTCACAGCGGTGGAGGAAGGCATGAAGCTGGCCTTAATCTGGACGAGCCTGCCGATCATCGTCGAAACCGACTGTGCTTTGGCGTTGGAGTTAATAAATGGCAGTACACCGAATATTTCTGTGTATGCCTTCCAAGTCTCAAGGATTAGAGATCTAGTTAGGGAAAGAGAGTGCAAGTGTGTGAAAATAGACAGGACAGTAAATCGTGTTAGTCATGATCTAGCGCACGTAGGTAGAGTAcaggcaaaaacacaagtttgGCTTAGGCAATCCCCTCCTGAGGTTGCTGCAGCTGTAGCCTTTGATTGTATTTCTATCCCCAGTTAA
- the LOC127315184 gene encoding uncharacterized protein: MATPTQSPLRRWKPFFRAFDSIDADMEAFDPVEFSRREFRTARGDIVERLCDAADDDQAERLCLLLDDVMAESLETLRLLPLMPTVLAKTDLAKCVRALHKDHESERVRVLAGGIVAAWGASVQDDDAKVKVATHKMENLPQQLKTMDHPMQPAKTLETSAKKTVKITSRASDPVAPGLIFRGDRVGLIPEEKIQAAKRKFNQRYQEADDAKRRRLPIKVVAPEMIKQTLNKKKHPIMRERSQARCGSSMVKKTLIVTRLPSHHRV; the protein is encoded by the coding sequence ATGGCCACGCCCACGCAGAGCCCGCTCCGCCGCTGGAAGCCCTTCTTCCGCGCCTTCGACTCCATCGACGCCGACATGGAGGCCTTCGACCCGGTAGAGTTCTCCCGCCGCGAGTTCCGGACCGCAAGGGGCGACATCGTCGAACGCCTCTGCGACGCCGCCGACGACGACCAAGCAGAGCGGCTCTGCCTCCTGCTCGACGACGTCATGGCGGAGTCCCTCGAGACGCTCCGGCTGCTCCCGCTCATGCCCACGGTGCTCGCCAAGACCGACCTCGCCAAGTGCGTCCGCGCGCTGCACAAGGACCACGAGTCGGAGCGCGTCCGCGTCCTCGCCGGCGGCATCGTCGCCGCGTGGGGGGCTTCCGTCCAGGACGACGACGCCAAGGTCAAAGTGGCCACGCACAAGATGGAGAACCTGCCGCAGCAGCTCAAGACGATGGACCATCCGATGCAGCCTGCCAAGACCCTGGAGACATCCGCCAAGAAGACGGTGAAAATCACAAGTAGGGCGTCTGATCCCGTCGCCCCGGGCCTCATCTTCCGCGGCGACCGTGTCGGGCTCATCCCCGAGGAGAAGATACAAGCTGCAAAGCGCAAGTTCAACCAAAGGTACCAAGAGGCGGATGACGCCAAGCGACGACGTCTGCCAATAAAGGTGGTGGCGCCGGAGATGATCAAGCAAACGCTGAACAAGAAGAAGCACCCGATCATGAGGGAGAGGAGCCAGGCGAGGTGCGGCAGCTCCATGGTCAAGAAGACCCTCATCGTCACCAGGCTGCCTTCACATCATAGGGTTTAG